The following are encoded together in the Geobacter sulfurreducens PCA genome:
- the ald gene encoding alanine dehydrogenase, whose translation MIIGVPREIKVHEYRVGMTPAGAAELTREGHRVLVEAGAGEGSGFADDDFLRSGARVVGRDNLFGQAELIVKVKEPLPDEYALLQPGQALFTYLHLAPNEALARALLKRSVTAIGYETLEKGGALPLLAPMSEIAGRMAPLVGAFYLQRIHGGTGTLPPGVPGVAAGRALILGAGVVGSAAARVCLGLGMETTVMNRGIERLQSLDDIFNGRLRTLVLTADALADHLRDADLVVGALLVPGGRTPVLITRPMLATMRKGAVIVDVAVDQGGCVATSRPTTHDKPVYEVDGIIHYTVANMPGAYPRTSTLALTNATLPYVRLLANVGIEEALRRDPALGGALNTWRGGIAHHALAEALELPRVTFA comes from the coding sequence ATGATCATAGGTGTGCCCCGGGAGATAAAGGTCCACGAATACCGGGTCGGCATGACGCCGGCCGGCGCAGCTGAGCTCACGCGGGAAGGACACAGGGTTCTCGTTGAGGCGGGCGCGGGCGAGGGGAGCGGTTTTGCCGACGATGATTTTCTTCGCTCCGGTGCCCGGGTGGTGGGCCGGGATAACCTCTTCGGTCAGGCCGAGCTCATTGTCAAAGTGAAGGAGCCGCTGCCGGACGAGTATGCGCTGCTGCAGCCCGGGCAGGCGCTTTTTACCTATCTCCACCTGGCTCCAAACGAGGCGCTGGCCCGTGCGCTGCTGAAACGCAGCGTGACCGCTATTGGTTACGAAACCCTGGAGAAGGGGGGAGCGCTGCCGCTGCTTGCGCCGATGAGCGAGATCGCCGGCCGGATGGCCCCCCTGGTGGGAGCGTTTTATCTCCAGCGGATTCACGGCGGCACGGGAACGCTGCCCCCCGGCGTTCCCGGCGTAGCTGCAGGGCGGGCGCTTATCCTCGGCGCTGGGGTGGTGGGCAGTGCCGCGGCACGGGTCTGCCTCGGCCTCGGCATGGAAACAACGGTTATGAACAGGGGGATCGAACGGCTTCAGAGCCTTGACGACATCTTCAACGGAAGGCTTCGGACCCTGGTCCTCACGGCCGATGCCCTGGCGGATCATCTTCGGGATGCCGATCTGGTGGTTGGTGCGCTGCTGGTTCCCGGCGGCCGTACTCCGGTACTTATTACCCGTCCCATGCTCGCGACCATGCGGAAGGGGGCGGTCATTGTTGACGTTGCCGTCGACCAGGGTGGATGCGTCGCCACGAGCCGGCCGACCACGCACGACAAGCCTGTGTACGAAGTGGACGGCATCATTCACTACACCGTGGCCAATATGCCGGGCGCCTATCCCCGCACATCCACCCTGGCGCTCACCAACGCGACCCTTCCCTACGTGCGGTTGCTGGCAAACGTTGGTATTGAGGAAGCGTTGAGGCGCGACCCCGCCCTGGGGGGAGCCCTCAATACCTGGCGGGGCGGCATCGCTCACCATGCCCTGGCCGAAGCCCTGGAACTGCCCCGCGTTACCTTTGCCTGA
- a CDS encoding sensor histidine kinase, with the protein MRSPLAIAKEKLSARIFLSFGLLFLVVVFFFAGFYLFDRWQLAREAFMREGTSLARVLAFNARIGVVTHNQGFIKGALDGVTSYEGVVSAGVYSPEGKPILEERGALDNASPPRPLPPEAKGALKMSPGPIRFETATSVEFWAPIILEAGSFSEEELYFGASSQDIHERTIGFARVIFDKGSVTNAFRFLVVNSVLIALAAIILWGILAYVIGRKVTRPLDRLTDGVRALRDGDFRKVDVVTSDEVGRLAGAFNGMVTALEQREAERSKAQEAISALNNELEQRVIRRTAELEKANREMESFNYSVSHDLRAPLVRLKGFCLALEEDFSDKLDSAGRFYLERIMSTCDQMGRVVAAIMSLTQVSRGELCREKVNLSAMVERIIADLRESEPQRRVAVIIEPGVHVDADPRLVSVVLDNLVGNAWKFTGSKPEGLIEFGAVASAEGAFFILDNGAGFDMAYAERLFRPFERLHGHDEFPGTGVGLALVKRIVDRHGGYVRIDSSEGKGTMVVCSFQSSDMG; encoded by the coding sequence ATGCGCTCTCCCCTTGCCATCGCCAAGGAAAAACTCTCGGCGAGGATTTTCCTCTCGTTCGGTCTCCTGTTCCTTGTCGTGGTTTTCTTCTTTGCCGGTTTCTATCTCTTTGACCGTTGGCAATTGGCCCGCGAGGCATTCATGCGGGAGGGAACCTCTCTTGCACGAGTGCTCGCCTTCAATGCCCGGATCGGTGTCGTTACCCACAATCAAGGGTTCATCAAGGGTGCCCTTGACGGGGTGACCTCTTACGAAGGGGTGGTGTCTGCCGGGGTCTATTCCCCTGAAGGGAAGCCGATCCTCGAAGAGCGTGGAGCGCTGGACAACGCATCTCCGCCGCGCCCACTACCGCCTGAAGCGAAGGGGGCGCTGAAAATGTCTCCCGGCCCCATCCGGTTCGAAACAGCGACTTCCGTTGAATTCTGGGCGCCAATCATTCTGGAGGCGGGCAGCTTTTCCGAGGAGGAACTTTACTTCGGTGCAAGCTCCCAGGATATTCACGAACGCACCATAGGTTTCGCCCGGGTGATCTTCGACAAGGGGAGCGTTACCAATGCCTTCAGGTTTCTGGTGGTCAACAGCGTTCTGATTGCCCTGGCGGCAATTATTCTCTGGGGCATTCTCGCCTATGTCATCGGCCGCAAGGTTACCCGGCCCCTCGATCGGCTAACGGACGGAGTCCGTGCATTGCGCGACGGCGATTTCAGAAAAGTCGACGTCGTGACCTCCGACGAGGTGGGACGGTTGGCGGGCGCATTCAACGGGATGGTGACCGCCCTGGAACAGCGCGAAGCGGAACGCAGCAAGGCCCAGGAGGCGATCAGCGCCCTCAATAACGAGCTGGAGCAGCGTGTCATCAGGCGAACAGCAGAACTTGAGAAGGCCAACCGGGAGATGGAGTCGTTCAACTATTCGGTTTCCCATGACCTGCGCGCCCCGCTGGTAAGGCTCAAGGGATTCTGCCTGGCGCTGGAAGAGGATTTCAGCGACAAGCTGGACAGCGCCGGCCGGTTCTATCTTGAGAGGATCATGTCCACCTGCGACCAGATGGGGCGTGTCGTCGCCGCGATCATGAGCCTCACTCAGGTGAGCCGTGGCGAGCTCTGCCGTGAAAAGGTGAATCTGAGTGCCATGGTTGAACGCATCATTGCCGATCTGCGGGAGAGCGAGCCCCAGCGGCGCGTGGCCGTGATCATCGAGCCCGGCGTCCACGTGGACGCCGATCCTCGCCTGGTTTCGGTGGTCCTCGACAATCTCGTGGGCAACGCCTGGAAGTTCACGGGGAGCAAGCCTGAAGGGCTCATCGAATTCGGGGCGGTTGCATCCGCCGAAGGGGCGTTTTTCATCCTCGACAATGGTGCTGGATTCGATATGGCCTATGCCGAGCGGCTCTTCCGCCCCTTTGAACGTCTTCATGGCCATGACGAATTTCCCGGCACCGGCGTGGGGCTTGCATTGGTTAAAAGAATTGTCGATCGCCATGGCGGTTATGTTAGAATCGACAGCAGTGAAGGAAAAGGAACTATGGTTGTCTGCTCGTTCCAGTCTTCGGATATGGGTTGA
- a CDS encoding 3-deoxy-7-phosphoheptulonate synthase, translating to MIRTSNLKIKSITPIIAPGELRQVFPQSEEAAEFVNSSRAHIKNILKGKDPRLMVVVGPCSIHDPKSALEYAGRLARLAAELSDQLFIVMRVYFEKPRTTVGWKGLINDPDMNGTHQISKGLGIARRLLSEITEMLLPVATEMLDPITPDYLADCISWGAIGARTTESQTHREMASGLSFPVGFKNGTDGNLQIAIDAMNAALHSHSFLGVNREGRTSIIQTTGNPDVHIVLRGGKKPNYFPEDIRKTEEMLEKGGLFPTIMVDCSHGNSEKRHEKQPDVLSSVVDQIAAGNRSISGVMIESFLEEGNQSIPRDLSTLKYGVSITDKCIDWKTTETILRSAHDRLKAAGGRPLHG from the coding sequence ATGATTCGCACGAGCAACCTGAAGATCAAAAGTATTACCCCCATCATTGCACCGGGGGAATTACGCCAGGTGTTTCCCCAGTCGGAGGAGGCGGCCGAGTTCGTCAACTCCAGCCGCGCCCATATCAAGAATATCCTCAAGGGCAAGGATCCGCGCCTGATGGTGGTGGTGGGCCCCTGTTCCATTCACGATCCGAAATCGGCTCTGGAGTATGCGGGGCGGCTGGCACGCCTGGCGGCCGAACTGTCGGATCAGCTATTCATCGTGATGCGGGTCTACTTCGAAAAGCCCCGCACTACCGTAGGCTGGAAGGGACTCATCAATGACCCCGACATGAACGGCACCCATCAGATATCCAAGGGGCTCGGCATCGCCCGGCGGCTGCTGTCCGAAATAACGGAAATGCTCCTGCCGGTGGCAACCGAAATGCTTGACCCCATCACGCCCGACTACCTCGCGGATTGCATCTCCTGGGGAGCCATCGGCGCTCGTACCACCGAGAGCCAGACCCACCGCGAGATGGCCAGCGGCCTCTCGTTCCCCGTGGGATTCAAGAACGGCACCGACGGCAATCTCCAGATAGCCATCGACGCCATGAATGCGGCACTCCATTCCCACAGCTTTCTCGGCGTCAACCGGGAGGGGCGCACCTCCATCATTCAGACCACCGGCAACCCCGATGTCCACATCGTCCTGCGGGGAGGCAAAAAACCGAACTATTTCCCCGAAGACATCAGAAAGACCGAAGAGATGCTGGAAAAGGGGGGGCTCTTCCCCACCATCATGGTCGACTGCAGCCACGGCAACTCGGAAAAACGCCACGAGAAGCAGCCCGACGTACTCTCTTCCGTCGTGGACCAGATTGCGGCCGGCAACCGCTCCATCTCCGGCGTCATGATCGAGAGTTTTCTGGAAGAAGGGAACCAGTCGATCCCCAGAGATCTCTCAACCCTCAAGTACGGCGTATCCATCACCGACAAGTGCATTGACTGGAAGACCACCGAAACCATCCTGCGCTCGGCCCACGACCGCCTCAAGGCCGCGGGAGGCAGGCCCCTGCACGGGTAA
- the pncA gene encoding bifunctional nicotinamidase/pyrazinamidase, with translation MENDAALLIVDVQNDFCPGGSLAVPEGDTVVPVLNGYISVFRTAGLPIFASRDWHPRMTSHFKEHGGQWPVHCVQGSHGAQFHPDLALPGNAIVISKGMDPERDDYSAFQGTAADGTPLPTLLAARGIRHLYLGGLATDYCVKESALEGIRHGLIVTVLTDASRGVDLAPGDSERAVQEMMRAGVRMTSLEGIRQEQRLRE, from the coding sequence ATGGAAAACGATGCCGCCCTTCTCATCGTCGACGTCCAGAATGACTTCTGCCCAGGCGGAAGTCTGGCCGTCCCCGAGGGGGACACCGTGGTTCCTGTCCTCAACGGCTATATCAGTGTCTTCCGCACAGCCGGACTCCCCATCTTCGCCTCACGGGACTGGCACCCGCGGATGACGTCCCATTTCAAGGAACACGGCGGGCAGTGGCCGGTCCATTGCGTGCAGGGAAGCCACGGCGCACAGTTTCATCCAGACCTGGCACTTCCCGGCAACGCTATCGTCATATCGAAGGGAATGGATCCGGAACGGGACGACTATTCGGCGTTCCAGGGAACTGCGGCCGACGGGACGCCCCTCCCGACCCTGCTCGCCGCCCGTGGCATCCGCCATCTGTACCTGGGAGGACTTGCCACCGATTACTGCGTGAAGGAATCGGCTCTCGAAGGAATCCGGCACGGTCTCATCGTCACTGTGCTGACCGATGCATCACGGGGAGTCGATCTCGCCCCCGGCGACTCGGAGCGGGCGGTGCAGGAAATGATGCGGGCGGGGGTGCGGATGACATCCCTTGAGGGCATCAGACAGGAACAACGGCTGCGGGAGTGA
- a CDS encoding nicotinate phosphoribosyltransferase: MRYSPLLTDLYQLTMLAGYLDEGMAETPAVFDLFFRHNPFQGGYAVFAGLDTALDFLEHLEFSEDEIEYLQGLGLFRPAFIDFLRSFRFRGRVTAPPEGTVVFANEPLVTVDAPLAQAQLVETALLNIINFQTLVATKAARIVHAAADGTVLEFGLRRAQGPDGGLSEARAAYVGGVRSTSNVLAGKTFGIPVRGTHAHSWIMAFSDELTAFRKYAEVFPDSCILLVDTYDTLRSGLPNAITVARELRAKGHELVGVRIDSGDLAYLSRQARRLFDEAGFPNVRIVASNELDEFVIESIRAEGGCVDIYGVGTRLATCAGEGGGALGGVYKLVRIGDRPRLKVTSDLAKATLPDRKRLLRAVAADGTFIQDVICLDGEEVLPGHTVFDPANPLQHVTIPMKARLEDVRSVAMENGRRTASRSVSLDRMADRSRNQLALLPQGCLRFINPHRYKVSISQGLNDLRLRLMEEVRHGYHDIANP; this comes from the coding sequence ATGCGCTACTCCCCCCTTCTCACCGACCTCTATCAGCTGACCATGCTCGCCGGCTACCTGGACGAAGGCATGGCGGAGACTCCGGCAGTCTTTGATCTCTTTTTTCGCCACAACCCTTTCCAGGGTGGCTATGCAGTCTTCGCCGGACTCGACACGGCCCTCGACTTTCTCGAACACCTCGAGTTCAGCGAAGACGAGATCGAGTATCTCCAGGGGCTCGGTCTCTTCCGGCCGGCGTTCATCGATTTTCTCCGTTCGTTCCGTTTCAGGGGAAGGGTAACGGCCCCTCCCGAAGGAACGGTGGTCTTCGCCAATGAGCCGCTGGTCACGGTGGATGCGCCCCTGGCCCAGGCCCAACTGGTGGAAACCGCGCTCCTCAATATCATCAACTTCCAGACGCTCGTGGCCACGAAGGCCGCCCGGATCGTTCACGCGGCAGCGGACGGAACCGTTCTCGAGTTCGGCCTTCGACGCGCCCAGGGCCCCGACGGCGGCCTGAGCGAAGCCAGGGCTGCCTACGTGGGAGGGGTACGCAGCACCAGCAACGTCCTGGCGGGCAAGACCTTCGGCATCCCGGTGCGCGGCACTCACGCCCACAGCTGGATCATGGCCTTTTCCGACGAATTGACGGCGTTCAGGAAATACGCTGAGGTCTTCCCCGACTCCTGCATTCTCCTGGTGGATACCTATGACACTCTCAGGAGCGGCCTGCCCAACGCAATCACCGTTGCGCGGGAGTTGCGGGCCAAGGGACACGAATTGGTCGGGGTACGGATCGACTCGGGCGATCTGGCCTACCTCTCGCGCCAGGCACGGCGGCTGTTCGACGAAGCGGGGTTCCCCAATGTCCGGATCGTCGCCTCCAATGAGCTGGACGAATTCGTCATCGAGTCGATCCGGGCCGAAGGGGGATGTGTCGACATCTACGGCGTGGGAACCCGGCTCGCCACCTGTGCCGGGGAGGGAGGAGGCGCCCTGGGAGGTGTCTACAAACTGGTCCGGATCGGCGATCGACCGCGGCTCAAGGTGACGAGTGACCTGGCAAAGGCGACCCTGCCTGACCGGAAGCGGCTCCTGCGGGCCGTGGCGGCCGACGGCACCTTCATCCAGGACGTGATCTGCCTGGATGGCGAAGAGGTGCTTCCCGGCCATACGGTCTTTGATCCGGCCAATCCTCTGCAGCATGTGACCATCCCGATGAAGGCCCGCCTTGAAGACGTCCGTTCCGTTGCCATGGAGAACGGCAGGCGGACCGCCTCACGATCCGTTTCACTCGACCGGATGGCCGATCGGTCACGGAATCAACTCGCCCTCCTCCCGCAGGGATGCCTTCGGTTCATCAACCCGCACCGCTACAAGGTTTCCATCAGCCAAGGGCTCAATGACCTGCGACTTCGCCTCATGGAGGAGGTGCGGCACGGGTATCACGACATTGCCAATCCGTAA
- a CDS encoding cytochrome c3 family protein, which translates to MPSFLKPLRAAIPAALAVLCSLPPAASALTLTSNDCGACHVGSNLDRHHRLISEAGMECLACHQLHDLPAGGYTILLSRECLACHNATVHNGVSHTVTTPADCARCHRESLETTHAENGWHGGDPAINAEIFPCLRCHTSTSTSIIETISAGLAGETPSCMNCHPYGMKRSRGTSSVRR; encoded by the coding sequence ATGCCTTCTTTCCTCAAACCCCTTCGCGCCGCGATACCAGCGGCACTGGCGGTTCTCTGTTCGCTGCCTCCCGCAGCCTCGGCGCTGACCCTGACCAGCAACGATTGCGGTGCCTGTCATGTCGGCTCCAATCTCGACCGGCACCACCGGCTTATCTCCGAGGCGGGGATGGAATGCCTCGCCTGCCACCAGCTTCACGACCTGCCGGCCGGTGGCTACACAATCCTACTTTCCCGGGAATGCCTGGCCTGCCACAATGCCACCGTGCACAACGGCGTTAGCCACACCGTAACAACCCCCGCCGACTGCGCCCGCTGTCACCGGGAATCGCTGGAGACTACCCATGCTGAAAACGGCTGGCATGGCGGCGATCCGGCCATCAACGCGGAAATCTTTCCTTGCCTGCGGTGCCATACGAGCACCTCGACGTCTATCATTGAAACCATCTCCGCGGGGTTGGCCGGCGAGACACCGAGTTGCATGAATTGTCACCCCTACGGCATGAAACGCAGTCGAGGCACCTCCTCAGTCCGTCGCTGA